In Lytechinus pictus isolate F3 Inbred chromosome 13, Lp3.0, whole genome shotgun sequence, the DNA window TTATGAGAAGTATTCGACCAACCATTAATTGCCAACGATGAATAAACTTTAACCAACGAAGAAAAAGAAACTATTTTGACTGATCAATAGGCGACAATTACAGCTGACCAAGTATGTTTTGTTACcttatcaaataattttgtttacagaGTCTACACGAAATACGAAATCAATTGTGTGGTTTGCCTGATGTATGACATTCGATCAATAAATTAAAACATATTAACTTGAAAAACGTCATCATCTCAGGGTTACTATTTGACTTATACACAATAGTCGTCCGTTTTCGTCACTCTCTGACTAAAAACAATTTACCAAGAGAGTTAAAGGTGGAGTTCATTAGTTAGATTaaataacaatagaaaaaaaaattgggggaacAGTCAAGGTTCTATTAAAGAAATTGTCAAAGAATAAcggatttattaatttttaaggtttgtattttgtgacgtcacagacgaGCGCATCTCCCCCGTATGtcgtgtgattttttttatgttgctttctaaaaagaaaagtaaTTCTTTTGGGGTGGATATCATTAGTCACATGATTCCATTCCCtcttctgtaaaaaaaatattcttatggttttttttttaacattacatTATATaagaagctgctcgcatatgaagCCACTCTTGTTTTTTGATGGGTCTTCATCAAacctttaatatttttaacctgttttcttctcttattaaaaccaacttacCGTCAGGGCGAACTTCCCATTTAACACGAAGTGAATCTGCGTTATCTGATGAAAATAAGGGTTCTTATAATTACACTCAACTCAATTTGTATTGAAATCGATAAGTGACAAGTGAAACTGGACTCACAATGCATACTTCTTTACCTCAAGCTgagaaaacaaacaatatacAAATCTAGAAAAGTATAAAATGTCAAGAAACTTTTGATTATTAGTCATCAAATAAGTGTGCAACGCAAATCTTTGCTTTAATAATCAATGGTCTTTACTTTGATATTAAGTTTTAAactcttttcctttcttcagTTTGTTAGTCCGTGTGCCCTGCATGTTTAGTCTCACCTGTTACAGGCTGACGCATATCGTATGATCGAAACGTAATGTTATACTTACTGACCTtaaatttcacaattattaacaTGAGAAGGAATAATCTTTAACACTATATTTAATTCAGACGTCAGAGTTTACTGAAAAAATAGGTGATTGTTAAGTTTTCATTTAGCATTTAACACGATAGGGATAACAGATGTTGAACTCGCCTGAATAACGTGttatcatagtaaaatattaacCCGTGAAATAACTTCTAAAAATCGATTAAGGCAAACGTTGATGTTGATTTGTGTTGATATCCTCTTAAATCGTGATGCCTATATTACGAGAAGACGAAAAAGAATTCTATCATTCTTGAATTGATTTCATCAACCAAGCTCCACTCGAAGATTTCAGTATGGCTCCTCTGCTACTGTTAACATTCACGTTGTTCGCCGTGGGTAGTTCCGTCGCCGAACCTATTTCAGgtgataaaattatttatttgatggCCAATTATAAAACTGTCTGTTTCATTTCCTAAATTCCGCTAGCTCTGAAATATCGCTTGATTCtaatattgatattgaatacattctcttttttatattttaaagtgtGTTCCTGATTATTCATTTAATGTGTTATAATGAACAATGAATTGTACATTTCTTTCTAGTGTACTGCAGTtgaaaaattcaatattttattgatttccacCTTACTTCAGTGAAATTATTCTTATGAAAATTTGTACTTTCTGATTGTATTAAGTGTAACTTACACAGTATTTGCATGATTTGAGACTAAGTTAGTATTTTCCTTAggccctttttatttttttatatgaacatgatgaacagGACAGATACTGTTCGAATTAAAGGTACATTGTTATCTTGCcaagtaaaaacgctgttttatattttacatttttttatacgaACCTTTttaacagtagttgtttaaacgtttaaacaaccatgcttactTTATTGagaattgaatataaaaaatcgaactttgttgcttaagattttaaACGCTTTTAAACTGACACTtatgtaaggttcatatagtaaagaacgttatatgaaaattttaaacgggattttttttctgtgtgtataaagatattttgataaataaatgaataagtataGCTATCCAAGCTTGAAACCTTTGATTATTTGCAGCATTATGCTATTACGTTAACTCGTAATAATAGTCTAAAATGGCGCTAAATATGGACATGCTCGATTTTTTTCCTCTTGCACTTTGTAAGAGCAAACAAATGAAAACACAGAAGAAaaccaaaaaaatacaatgaaaaaaggCCCAAAAATAATGTAGGCTTTAAAAAAGATTATGGAAATTTCGAGCATTTCTTTAGTCAGCACCAATTTTTAGATTCCATGGtggtattcatttttttttactatcatAATCAGagttttatgtatttcttcAGTGATCACCAATCGCTGAtcatatctctctctttcttcttcgtcttcttctccttttttctctttcttcttcttcacattcttctttttcttcttcctctttctgttATTCAGACAAAATATCAAATCCTGACAAACCTTGGGAAGTATGGTCTCCGATTTTCCCGAGGACGACCAGGGATCCCCTCCTACTCCTACCCGCTCCGCCCCACTCACTCTCCGccttttttctatctttctttcccgtccgctctctctcctcctcctcctctttctctctctttctctctctcactcactcctctctttctctatctctctctcgcTTTTTATAATTATCTCTACCCCCTgtctctttattattattattattattataattattattatcatcaaaataatcatcatcattattgttatcattattattattatcatcatcatcattgttattatcgaTTACcatttccaaatctttatatcTTGCTTTCCTCACATTATATAGTTCAGTTTTGTTCGTCCATTTTTCTTACCCTACAACAGGAAACTATCAGGTTGACTGGATGGAGGAATGGCAGAACCAAATCCAAGATTACGATTTTGCTCCTCCCTTTGTCCAACCTGGCGAACTCCTTCCCGGTCTGACTGTCAAGGATATCATCAGCGCCATAGGAACTAGCTGGCACGCCAAGGACATCCTAGAAGTCTACGGAATCCTCTGCCGAGACATCGCCCCGAGCCTAGTGGTGCCCCTCGGGGGACCAGGTATCTTTCAGAGGGTATGCGATCCTATCTTTGATGCCCTGAACACCAACAGTCGGGTCGATGGCGTCGCAATCTGCAATGCGGTGTATACCCCTCTTGTAGGCCCCTACAGACGTAGACGAAGAATGGCCCCTGGCATGTCCCTCATGGGGTTGGGCATCGTTAGGGACTTCAATTTTGAGGCAGTACTGCATGAGATCAGCGACCGAGTTTTCGATCTCCACAGCTACGACCAGGAATCCGTATGCAACGCCGTTGACGGATTCCTCAACTCCGGTTTGACCATCCAGGCTGTACTCGAAAGCGTTGGCGAGATCTTCCTGGCCGAAGGCATCGGCCAGGGATCACAGATCTGTCACTTCTGGGACGAGATTTACGACAATCTCCGCCAGGCCGACGAGCAAACACCCGATGAGCCGCCATTCTTCCAGACCCTCATGGAGGACGTGTCGCAACTTATAGCTGAGTTCAGCGGGTTTGAAGATCGTGAATCC includes these proteins:
- the LOC135156337 gene encoding uncharacterized protein LOC135156337 isoform X1, giving the protein MAPLLLLTFTLFAVGSSVAEPISGNYQVDWMEEWQNQIQDYDFAPPFVQPGELLPGLTVKDIISAIGTSWHAKDILEVYGILCRDIAPSLVVPLGGPGIFQRVCDPIFDALNTNSRVDGVAICNAVYTPLVGPYRRRRRMAPGMSLMGLGIVRDFNFEAVLHEISDRVFDLHSYDQESVCNAVDGFLNSGLTIQAVLESVGEIFLAEGIGQGSQICHFWDEIYDNLRQADEQTPDEPPFFQTLMEDVSQLIAEFSGFEDRESLCDAITEAAADPRAQQVPQAPFRNSRISSLADTILHNMMDTLIIDDQCTQFGNDVIDLIVNLSPYIDHRIIQMGIQMIFDMQSIEEACAFIDDELAFPGCAAGPCANGGRCTEFQDAFSESFRCDCLSGYTGTDCGIMISPAIPAPCYSSPCQNGGTCMNHRDTYYCTCMVGYYGANCEYN
- the LOC135156337 gene encoding uncharacterized protein LOC135156337 isoform X2, whose amino-acid sequence is MLENEREENILAVTRGNYQVDWMEEWQNQIQDYDFAPPFVQPGELLPGLTVKDIISAIGTSWHAKDILEVYGILCRDIAPSLVVPLGGPGIFQRVCDPIFDALNTNSRVDGVAICNAVYTPLVGPYRRRRRMAPGMSLMGLGIVRDFNFEAVLHEISDRVFDLHSYDQESVCNAVDGFLNSGLTIQAVLESVGEIFLAEGIGQGSQICHFWDEIYDNLRQADEQTPDEPPFFQTLMEDVSQLIAEFSGFEDRESLCDAITEAAADPRAQQVPQAPFRNSRISSLADTILHNMMDTLIIDDQCTQFGNDVIDLIVNLSPYIDHRIIQMGIQMIFDMQSIEEACAFIDDELAFPGCAAGPCANGGRCTEFQDAFSESFRCDCLSGYTGTDCGIMISPAIPAPCYSSPCQNGGTCMNHRDTYYCTCMVGYYGANCEYN